In a single window of the Acidobacteriota bacterium genome:
- a CDS encoding efflux RND transporter permease subunit: MLNGIIKWSLTNRLIVVAIASLLLVWGSYIAFNLPVDVFPDLNKPTITILTEANGLAPEEVETQVSFPIETVMNGVPGVSRVRSVSGVGLSIVYVEFEWGTDVYRNRQLVSEKIIAAREQLPQGVSPFLAPISSIMGEIMLIAVSSKDGATDPLELRTLADWTIRPRLLTITGVSQVIPIGGGVKQYQALVSPEKLRQFGVTIEDVSTALEKSNINSTGGFVDAQSQEYLVRNLGRIYSIDELKQTVVAYRNNTPIRLGDVATVEFGAKIKRGEAGTNGKPAVIVSVQKQPGASTLDLTKQVDEAVAELQKTLPPDVEINPELFRQANFIEASIGNVAEALRDGAILVAIVLFLFLLNFRTTFITLTAIPLSFIVTFLILYAFGISVNTMTLGGLAVAIGELVDDAIVDIENIFRRLRENRLLENPRHSLEVVYRASLEVRSSIIYATVIVALVFIPLFALSGVEGRLLAPLGLAYITALVASLFVSLTVTPVLASYLLPQMFRRKDEKKQRRIDASDDETEEPSFFSKIAARFRDDGEHGDSFVVRRLKALDSRLLHWTLRHPFKVILGAALIFVATMATLPFVGTSFLPEFNEGTLTVNVQAQPGTSLAESSRIGQISEKLLLEVPEVISTGRRTGRAELDEHAEGVHYTEIDVDLRKSDRSREEILAAIRETLAVVPGVTTNVGQPISHRLDHLQSGVRAQIAIKLFGDDLATLRSKAEEIRNTIQTVEGGTDVSIERQVLIPQIRFNVDRSKAAQYGLQPGEVTQTLETALNGRTVSQAIEGARRYDVVVRFDEASRNSLDALRNVTVDAPNGTQIPISAVASIESIPGPNQILREDTKRRIVIGANVAGRDLGSVVADVQSRVASQVTLPQGYFIEYGGQFQATQEATRTLSLLTIFSLIAIFFLLIKALGDWRVALQVMINIPLALIGAVWALHLSGGVFSIATMVGFISLVGITSRNGIMMISHYLHLMREEGEEFTEKMIIRGSLERLVPVLMTALTAGLSLIPFILAADAPGKEILHPLAVVVLGGILTSTLLDQLVTPAVFYKFGKHSADRVIAERDGIGGNADWDAEGSTSGSTRPFPPKPILSD, encoded by the coding sequence ATGCTCAACGGAATCATCAAATGGTCGTTAACCAACCGGCTGATCGTCGTCGCGATCGCTTCCCTCTTGCTTGTATGGGGAAGCTATATTGCGTTCAACCTTCCGGTCGATGTATTTCCTGACCTAAACAAACCTACTATCACGATTCTGACGGAAGCGAACGGACTGGCTCCCGAAGAGGTCGAGACTCAGGTTTCCTTTCCGATCGAAACCGTGATGAACGGTGTTCCCGGTGTCTCACGTGTTCGCTCGGTAAGCGGCGTTGGGTTATCGATCGTTTACGTGGAGTTTGAATGGGGCACGGACGTTTATCGGAACCGGCAACTCGTTTCGGAAAAGATAATCGCAGCGCGCGAACAACTGCCGCAGGGCGTCTCGCCGTTTCTCGCGCCGATCTCCTCGATCATGGGCGAGATCATGCTTATTGCCGTATCGAGCAAGGATGGAGCGACCGACCCGTTAGAATTGAGGACCCTAGCCGATTGGACAATCAGACCCCGGCTACTGACGATCACCGGGGTCTCGCAGGTAATTCCCATCGGCGGTGGAGTGAAACAGTATCAGGCACTCGTTTCACCCGAAAAGCTACGGCAATTCGGAGTTACGATCGAAGACGTTTCAACGGCACTCGAAAAATCGAACATCAATTCCACCGGCGGTTTTGTAGATGCGCAGTCGCAGGAATATCTCGTCCGCAATCTCGGCCGGATTTATTCGATCGACGAACTTAAACAAACAGTAGTCGCTTATCGAAATAATACTCCGATCCGACTCGGCGACGTAGCAACAGTTGAGTTCGGGGCGAAGATCAAGCGCGGCGAGGCAGGAACGAACGGCAAGCCGGCCGTCATCGTGTCCGTTCAGAAACAGCCGGGAGCAAGTACGCTTGACCTGACCAAACAGGTTGACGAGGCTGTCGCGGAGCTGCAAAAAACGCTGCCGCCGGATGTCGAGATTAACCCAGAACTATTTCGGCAGGCAAACTTTATCGAAGCATCGATCGGCAACGTTGCCGAAGCACTGCGTGACGGAGCGATCCTGGTCGCGATCGTGTTGTTCTTGTTCTTACTCAACTTTCGGACGACGTTCATAACGCTCACGGCGATCCCGCTTTCCTTTATTGTAACTTTTCTAATTCTTTATGCTTTCGGCATCAGCGTGAATACGATGACGCTCGGCGGCTTGGCGGTCGCGATCGGCGAACTCGTGGACGACGCGATAGTTGATATCGAAAACATTTTTCGTCGCCTGCGCGAGAATCGTCTGCTTGAGAATCCTCGTCACTCGCTTGAGGTTGTTTATAGAGCATCTCTTGAAGTTCGGTCATCGATCATCTACGCCACTGTTATCGTTGCTCTCGTCTTCATCCCGCTTTTCGCCCTGTCGGGTGTCGAGGGTAGATTGCTTGCTCCGCTTGGCCTGGCGTACATTACGGCGCTCGTAGCATCTTTATTCGTGAGTCTGACGGTTACTCCCGTTCTCGCCTCTTACCTTTTGCCGCAGATGTTCAGGCGGAAGGATGAGAAGAAGCAGAGACGAATAGACGCCTCTGACGATGAAACCGAAGAGCCGTCATTCTTCTCCAAGATCGCCGCCCGTTTCCGCGACGACGGAGAGCACGGAGACAGCTTTGTCGTACGCCGCCTAAAGGCGCTCGATTCACGTCTATTGCATTGGACCCTTCGGCATCCTTTTAAGGTCATACTTGGCGCGGCTTTAATCTTTGTCGCAACTATGGCGACTCTGCCGTTTGTCGGCACGTCGTTCCTACCCGAGTTTAATGAAGGTACGCTGACCGTTAACGTTCAGGCCCAGCCCGGAACGTCGCTGGCGGAATCAAGTCGCATCGGGCAGATCTCAGAGAAGCTTCTGCTTGAGGTGCCCGAGGTAATTTCCACCGGCAGACGAACCGGGCGAGCCGAGCTCGACGAACATGCCGAGGGCGTTCACTACACCGAGATCGACGTTGATCTTCGGAAATCGGACCGCTCCCGCGAAGAAATTCTTGCCGCGATTCGGGAAACGCTAGCGGTTGTGCCGGGCGTAACGACGAATGTCGGGCAGCCGATCTCACATCGTCTTGACCATTTACAGTCGGGCGTCAGAGCGCAGATCGCCATCAAGCTATTTGGCGATGACCTAGCGACATTGCGATCCAAAGCGGAAGAAATTCGCAATACGATCCAGACTGTTGAAGGTGGGACGGACGTTTCGATCGAGCGACAGGTTCTGATCCCGCAAATTCGATTTAATGTAGACCGTTCTAAAGCCGCGCAATATGGGCTGCAGCCTGGCGAAGTTACGCAAACGTTGGAGACCGCACTCAACGGGCGCACCGTCTCGCAAGCCATCGAAGGAGCGCGACGTTACGATGTCGTCGTCCGGTTTGACGAAGCGTCGCGTAACAGTCTCGACGCCCTAAGAAATGTGACGGTCGACGCTCCGAACGGAACACAGATCCCGATCTCTGCGGTCGCGTCGATCGAGAGCATCCCCGGCCCGAACCAGATCCTTCGCGAAGACACAAAACGCCGTATCGTGATCGGGGCGAATGTCGCAGGACGCGATCTGGGTTCGGTTGTCGCCGATGTTCAAAGCCGCGTGGCGAGTCAGGTCACGCTCCCGCAGGGCTACTTTATCGAGTACGGTGGGCAATTTCAGGCGACTCAGGAAGCGACACGAACGCTTTCGCTGCTTACTATTTTTTCGCTAATCGCAATCTTCTTTCTGCTTATCAAGGCTCTCGGTGATTGGCGTGTAGCTCTGCAGGTGATGATTAACATTCCGCTCGCATTGATCGGCGCGGTTTGGGCACTGCATCTTTCGGGCGGAGTGTTTTCGATCGCGACGATGGTCGGCTTTATCTCGCTCGTCGGCATCACTTCGCGAAACGGAATTATGATGATCTCGCACTATCTTCACCTGATGAGAGAAGAAGGCGAGGAATTTACCGAGAAGATGATCATCCGCGGTTCGCTTGAAAGGCTCGTTCCGGTGCTGATGACGGCCCTGACCGCAGGGCTATCGCTAATCCCGTTCATCCTCGCCGCCGACGCTCCGGGCAAAGAAATTCTACACCCGCTCGCGGTCGTCGTCCTCGGCGGCATCCTGACCTCGACCCTGCTCGACCAACTGGTCACGCCCGCCGTCTTCTACAAATTCGGCAAACATTCCGCGGATCGGGTCATCGCCGAGCGAGACGGAATCGGCGGCAACGCTGACTGGGACGCCGAAGGTTCAACTTCGGGCAGCACACGGCCGTTTCCGCCCAAGCCAATTTTGAGTGATTAA
- a CDS encoding heavy metal translocating P-type ATPase, whose protein sequence is MTGTGKQSTAKEEFIDPICGMTVDSGTAAGSFNHEGKTYYFCSIGCLQKFIAQAQGVPESGFVGIGRESRKIVTHGDMKAARAGEFVDPVCGMSVAPETSAGKYDFEGETYYFCSTGCLNKFKQNPASLLQERKEEKLEAESLGVEYTCPMHPEVVQIGPGSCPKCGMALEPKVLTLDDAPDPEYIDMKRRFWISAVLTLPVFGLAMAEMWPGFHELVSPTTSIWIQFILATPVVLWGGFPFFRRGWASVKNVSPNMFTLIAIGTGAAYLFSLFALFLPNVFPESIKNVHTGLIAAYFEAAAVITTLVLLGQVLELRARSQTSSAIKALLGLAPETAIAVFDDGTEAEIALKDVQIGASLRVKANEKIPTDGTILEGDTSVDESMVTGESIPVEKSPGDTVIGGTINGRRGFLMKAEKVGSDTLLAQIVRMVGEAQRSRAPIQRLVDVVSAYFVPAVILVAIVAFAVWLIFGSFASAMVAAVSVLIIACPCALGLATPMSIMVGTGHGARHGVLVKKAEALEILEKVNSIVVDKTGTLTEGKPRLQSVISLNGLSETEILRFAASLEKSSEHPLAEAIIKGAEEQSVALAKVEDFESLTGKGITGSIDGKKILLGNAKLMTENNINFPADGKADELRAEGQTVMSIAVDGKAAGLVGVADTIKESAKAAIDELHRQKIEVVMMTGDNPVTADAVAKKLGIDKVFADVLPEQKAEKIKELQATGKIVAMAGDGVNDAPALAQAEVGIAMGTGTDVAMESADITLLKGDLRGILRAKKLSEATMKNIRQNLFFAFIYNLIGVPIAAGVLYPIFGLLLSPMIASAAMTFSSVSVIVNALRLRNLKL, encoded by the coding sequence ATGACAGGAACGGGAAAACAAAGTACAGCAAAAGAAGAATTCATCGACCCGATATGTGGAATGACTGTCGATTCGGGGACGGCGGCCGGAAGCTTTAATCATGAGGGCAAAACCTATTATTTTTGCTCAATAGGCTGTTTGCAGAAATTTATCGCTCAAGCGCAGGGCGTTCCGGAGAGTGGTTTTGTCGGGATCGGGCGGGAGAGCAGGAAGATCGTCACGCATGGCGATATGAAGGCGGCGCGGGCGGGCGAGTTTGTCGATCCGGTGTGTGGAATGTCGGTGGCTCCCGAAACTTCGGCGGGCAAGTATGATTTTGAAGGCGAGACCTATTATTTCTGCTCGACAGGCTGCCTGAATAAGTTCAAACAAAATCCGGCGAGCCTTCTTCAGGAAAGAAAAGAAGAAAAGCTCGAGGCCGAAAGCCTTGGCGTGGAGTACACCTGTCCGATGCATCCGGAGGTAGTGCAGATAGGTCCGGGAAGCTGTCCGAAATGCGGCATGGCGCTTGAGCCTAAGGTGCTGACCCTCGACGACGCGCCTGACCCGGAATACATCGATATGAAACGGCGGTTCTGGATTTCCGCCGTTTTAACTCTCCCGGTTTTCGGATTGGCGATGGCAGAAATGTGGCCGGGTTTTCACGAGTTAGTTTCACCAACGACTTCTATTTGGATACAGTTCATTTTGGCTACACCCGTTGTCCTCTGGGGTGGGTTTCCTTTCTTCCGGCGAGGCTGGGCTTCGGTCAAGAATGTCAGCCCGAACATGTTCACGCTGATCGCAATTGGCACCGGAGCGGCTTATCTTTTTAGTCTTTTCGCCCTATTTTTGCCGAACGTATTCCCTGAATCGATCAAGAATGTACATACCGGATTGATTGCGGCTTATTTCGAAGCGGCGGCGGTGATCACGACCCTTGTTCTCCTCGGGCAGGTTCTTGAGCTTCGAGCCAGAAGCCAAACCTCAAGCGCGATCAAAGCCCTTCTCGGACTCGCGCCGGAAACTGCAATCGCGGTTTTCGATGACGGCACTGAAGCCGAGATCGCACTCAAGGATGTACAGATCGGCGCGAGTTTGAGAGTCAAGGCCAACGAAAAGATTCCAACCGACGGCACGATACTGGAAGGGGACACTTCGGTAGACGAATCAATGGTGACGGGCGAGTCGATACCGGTCGAGAAATCCCCTGGGGACACTGTCATCGGCGGTACGATCAACGGTAGGCGCGGGTTTCTGATGAAGGCCGAGAAGGTTGGCAGTGACACGCTGCTCGCTCAAATCGTCCGCATGGTGGGTGAGGCCCAACGCTCCCGCGCTCCGATCCAGCGTCTCGTCGATGTCGTGTCAGCTTACTTTGTTCCAGCGGTTATTCTCGTGGCGATTGTCGCGTTCGCCGTATGGCTGATCTTCGGCAGTTTCGCCTCCGCAATGGTCGCGGCGGTTTCGGTTTTGATCATCGCCTGTCCATGCGCCCTTGGTCTCGCGACCCCGATGTCAATTATGGTCGGCACGGGGCACGGCGCACGGCACGGAGTCCTGGTGAAAAAAGCGGAGGCTCTCGAGATCCTGGAGAAGGTCAATTCGATCGTAGTCGATAAGACCGGCACGCTGACCGAAGGCAAGCCACGGCTTCAGAGTGTGATTTCGTTAAACGGTTTGTCCGAGACCGAGATCCTCCGATTTGCGGCAAGTCTCGAGAAGTCGAGCGAGCATCCGCTTGCGGAAGCGATTATCAAAGGTGCCGAAGAGCAAAGTGTCGCATTGGCAAAGGTGGAAGATTTCGAATCCCTCACGGGTAAAGGGATCACGGGTTCGATCGACGGGAAAAAGATACTGCTCGGCAATGCGAAGCTGATGACGGAGAACAACATTAATTTCCCGGCGGATGGAAAAGCGGACGAGCTTCGGGCCGAGGGGCAAACGGTGATGTCTATTGCCGTGGACGGAAAAGCCGCAGGACTCGTTGGCGTCGCGGACACGATCAAGGAGTCAGCTAAAGCGGCAATCGATGAACTGCACAGACAGAAGATCGAAGTCGTAATGATGACCGGAGACAATCCGGTTACGGCGGATGCGGTTGCGAAAAAACTCGGTATTGATAAAGTTTTTGCCGATGTGCTGCCCGAGCAAAAAGCGGAAAAGATCAAAGAGCTGCAGGCGACGGGAAAAATCGTGGCAATGGCCGGCGACGGCGTGAACGACGCGCCCGCGCTTGCTCAGGCCGAAGTTGGAATCGCGATGGGAACCGGAACCGACGTAGCAATGGAATCCGCCGATATAACGCTTTTGAAAGGCGACTTGCGCGGCATTCTACGAGCGAAAAAGCTAAGCGAAGCGACGATGAAAAACATACGTCAAAACTTGTTCTTCGCGTTTATTTACAATCTGATTGGCGTACCGATTGCGGCAGGCGTCCTGTATCCGATATTCGGTCTTTTGCTTAGCCCAATGATCGCAAGCGCCGCGATGACCTTTAGCTCGGTGTCGGTTATCGTCAATGCACTGCGGTTAAGAAATTTGAAATTGTAG
- a CDS encoding MerR family transcriptional regulator, with translation MMTATVLAKQSNVSLYTVRHYTRIGLLKPARNSQNNYKVYKPSDAVRVRFIKAAGNLGFSLAEIADILNEAKEGNTPCPMVREIIVRRIAENQRKIKEMQKLQRKMENALKDWSKMKNSMPTGDLVCHLIESVSEGDK, from the coding sequence ATGATGACCGCTACGGTACTGGCTAAACAATCCAACGTTTCACTCTACACTGTCAGACACTACACACGTATCGGTTTGCTGAAACCCGCTCGCAATTCGCAAAACAACTACAAGGTATACAAGCCGTCCGATGCTGTGCGAGTTAGGTTTATAAAAGCCGCCGGTAATTTGGGATTCTCGCTCGCCGAGATAGCAGATATTTTGAACGAGGCGAAAGAAGGGAATACGCCGTGTCCGATGGTCCGGGAAATCATCGTCCGCCGCATCGCGGAGAATCAACGCAAAATAAAAGAAATGCAGAAACTTCAAAGGAAGATGGAAAACGCCCTAAAAGACTGGTCGAAAATGAAGAATTCAATGCCGACAGGCGATTTGGTTTGTCATTTGATCGAATCAGTAAGCGAGGGTGATAAATAG
- a CDS encoding nuclear transport factor 2 family protein translates to MTKRLFFTAALSAVVMAFGFSEALAQTDEVRAVTDVMLREAVAVEKGDLAALDKIWANTEDVTVFESGHANYGWNDYRNTHLAPELKEFKNTKYSFSDMKVKVEGKTAWATFKYALAADMGTRKIESVGLGTAILEKRDGNWRIVHWHSSAPRRAPAPAPSPSPKGI, encoded by the coding sequence ATGACAAAAAGATTATTTTTCACCGCCGCCCTTTCGGCTGTTGTTATGGCATTTGGCTTCTCAGAGGCTTTGGCGCAGACGGATGAGGTAAGGGCCGTGACCGACGTGATGCTGCGCGAAGCCGTGGCGGTCGAAAAAGGCGATCTCGCCGCACTCGATAAAATCTGGGCTAACACGGAGGATGTTACCGTGTTCGAGAGCGGACACGCCAATTACGGCTGGAACGACTACCGCAACACGCATCTCGCCCCCGAACTGAAAGAATTCAAGAACACAAAATACTCGTTTTCCGATATGAAGGTCAAGGTCGAAGGCAAGACCGCGTGGGCGACTTTCAAATACGCTCTCGCCGCCGACATGGGAACGCGAAAAATAGAAAGTGTCGGCCTCGGCACTGCCATCCTCGAAAAACGCGACGGCAACTGGCGAATAGTCCACTGGCACTCAAGCGCCCCTCGTAGAGCACCAGCTCCTGCCCCATCTCCGAGTCCAAAAGGTATATGA
- a CDS encoding class I SAM-dependent methyltransferase has protein sequence MKNEKYIPALSYDWLTPFYDTVVRFTTRDEVFKRALVEQASIEASHRVLDLACGTATLTILLKQDQPRAEVVGIDGDEKILAIAKTKARSAGVEIRFDEGMSFDLPYANESFDKVISSLFFHHLSRENKVKTLGEVSRILKPNGEFHVADWGLPANAAMKISSRFIQFLDGFETTADSFGGLLPDLLETAGFAGIRETNSFNTLFGTVRLHKSTKEINRRLQ, from the coding sequence ATGAAAAATGAAAAATACATTCCCGCTCTCAGCTACGACTGGCTAACGCCGTTCTACGACACAGTTGTGCGTTTTACCACACGGGACGAGGTTTTCAAAAGGGCTTTAGTAGAACAAGCCAGCATCGAAGCCAGTCATCGTGTCCTCGATCTTGCTTGCGGCACCGCGACGCTCACGATCCTATTGAAACAAGATCAGCCGCGGGCCGAAGTTGTCGGGATTGATGGCGATGAAAAAATTTTGGCCATAGCGAAAACGAAAGCAAGATCTGCTGGTGTCGAGATCCGGTTTGACGAGGGCATGTCATTCGACCTGCCGTACGCAAATGAATCTTTTGACAAGGTAATTTCGAGTTTATTCTTTCACCACCTGTCGCGAGAAAATAAAGTCAAGACTTTGGGTGAAGTATCCCGGATCCTTAAACCGAACGGCGAATTTCACGTCGCCGATTGGGGCTTGCCGGCAAATGCGGCTATGAAGATTTCTTCTCGTTTCATTCAGTTTCTCGACGGCTTTGAAACGACTGCCGACAGCTTTGGCGGGCTGTTGCCGGATTTGTTGGAAACGGCAGGCTTCGCCGGCATTAGAGAAACGAATTCGTTCAATACGCTGTTCGGAACAGTTCGGTTGCACAAAAGTACGAAAGAAATAAACAGGAGACTACAATGA
- a CDS encoding YHS domain-containing protein encodes MTEKQTSTTETFIDPVCGMEVAPAAATGSLNQNGETYYFCSAGCLQQFVNPTEKETASCCAGN; translated from the coding sequence ATGACTGAGAAACAAACATCTACAACCGAAACATTTATTGACCCCGTATGCGGAATGGAAGTCGCGCCCGCAGCCGCGACCGGCAGCCTTAACCAGAATGGAGAAACGTATTACTTCTGCTCGGCAGGCTGTCTGCAACAATTCGTAAATCCGACAGAAAAAGAAACGGCAAGTTGCTGTGCCGGAAATTAA
- a CDS encoding DUF4198 domain-containing protein produces the protein MAGLSTIWRESALPAAEFNKYLPAEGIPDILENRTRDGELDKDAKYRYSKYVKAIFQAGNKTTDSYKTVLGYAVEMVPQQDPYKLKKGASLDILCLKDGKPLAGQIVTTGYEAVGKMLGETSARTDKDGMLKVKLTGAGKWYAKFINMVKIDDSKLNYESKWATLTFEIK, from the coding sequence ATTGCCGGTCTATCGACGATATGGCGTGAAAGCGCTCTTCCGGCGGCCGAGTTTAACAAATACCTCCCGGCCGAAGGCATCCCGGATATTTTGGAGAACCGAACGCGTGACGGCGAGCTCGATAAGGACGCAAAGTATCGTTACTCGAAATATGTCAAAGCGATCTTTCAGGCGGGGAATAAAACGACTGATAGCTACAAGACTGTTCTCGGATACGCCGTCGAGATGGTGCCCCAGCAAGATCCCTACAAACTAAAAAAGGGAGCCTCGCTCGATATCTTATGTCTCAAGGACGGCAAACCGCTCGCGGGCCAGATCGTCACAACCGGCTATGAGGCCGTGGGCAAAATGCTGGGCGAAACCAGTGCCCGCACCGACAAGGACGGCATGCTCAAAGTCAAACTCACCGGCGCGGGCAAATGGTACGCCAAGTTTATCAATATGGTAAAGATCGACGACTCAAAACTGAATTACGAATCGAAATGGGCGACGCTGACTTTTGAAATCAAGTAA
- a CDS encoding copper resistance protein B — protein MKILNQIGFLTALIFTSGAVFVSGQTPTPMASPTPTKMDMEMPTPTPTPSPKKMDMPMDMNMPMKVPSPTPIVPDKDEANKSPIPQYPPPKSWGKPVEDELPHSYILVDLLEFSPKRGDSNVRWDTLAWYGGDFNRIWLKSEGEISTIEKDYKIDLQILYGRFVKTYYDFQIGGRVQTNTFRGKNATRVQGVVGIQGLRPYKYEIEALAFLDPKGNVSGRFTASRDYLMTQRLVLQPRFETELSIQEVERFKTGRGLNNIGLGLRLRYAIRREFAPYIGISYERSFFSTADLIRQDGGNPSQIRFVMGVRLWR, from the coding sequence ATGAAAATCCTAAATCAAATTGGTTTTCTGACGGCTCTTATTTTTACATCAGGAGCGGTATTCGTTTCCGGGCAAACTCCGACACCAATGGCAAGTCCGACACCGACTAAGATGGATATGGAAATGCCGACTCCAACTCCAACTCCGTCGCCGAAAAAGATGGACATGCCGATGGATATGAATATGCCGATGAAAGTACCGTCGCCAACCCCGATTGTTCCGGATAAAGACGAAGCGAATAAATCGCCGATTCCGCAGTATCCGCCACCGAAAAGTTGGGGAAAGCCAGTTGAGGACGAACTCCCGCATAGCTACATTCTCGTCGACCTCCTCGAATTTAGTCCAAAGCGTGGCGACAGCAATGTGCGTTGGGATACTCTGGCCTGGTACGGTGGTGACTTCAACCGCATCTGGTTGAAAAGCGAAGGCGAAATTAGCACCATCGAAAAAGACTACAAGATAGATCTTCAAATACTTTACGGTCGCTTTGTCAAAACATATTACGATTTTCAAATCGGCGGGCGAGTCCAGACAAACACTTTTCGCGGCAAGAACGCGACGCGTGTACAGGGAGTCGTCGGCATTCAAGGACTTCGCCCGTATAAATATGAAATCGAAGCATTGGCTTTTCTTGACCCAAAAGGCAATGTTTCGGGGCGTTTTACCGCATCGAGAGATTATCTAATGACGCAGAGATTGGTTCTTCAGCCGCGCTTTGAAACCGAACTGTCAATTCAGGAAGTCGAGCGTTTCAAAACGGGCAGAGGTTTAAATAACATCGGGTTGGGACTGCGTCTGCGCTACGCAATCCGACGCGAATTCGCACCATACATTGGCATTTCTTATGAGCGTAGTTTTTTCAGCACTGCCGATCTCATCAGGCAGGATGGCGGCAATCCCAGCCAAATTCGATTCGTAATGGGCGTGCGGTTGTGGCGCTGA
- a CDS encoding DUF4198 domain-containing protein, whose product MKKRTILGFILLLSLVASVFAHDLFLKTDSYFLEPNSKFTVQIMNGTFQASEGAVSFARLNDVSVISDGKRVHPLEKDFTKNETTAFMNLTTAAAGTYVIGLSTKTREIALKAEEFNAYLKEDGLPDTLEERRKTGELEKDAKERYAKHVKAILQVGKKQTDDFKTVLGYPVELVPQQNPYKLKKGDTIEILCEGRGYKLV is encoded by the coding sequence ATGAAAAAACGAACGATATTAGGGTTTATTTTATTGCTATCGCTGGTCGCGTCGGTTTTTGCGCACGATCTGTTTCTCAAAACCGATAGCTATTTTCTGGAGCCTAACTCAAAGTTTACGGTCCAGATAATGAACGGAACATTTCAGGCTAGCGAGGGAGCGGTGTCCTTCGCCCGGTTGAACGATGTGAGTGTGATTTCGGATGGCAAAAGGGTTCATCCACTAGAAAAAGATTTTACGAAGAATGAAACCACGGCGTTCATGAACCTCACAACCGCTGCGGCGGGCACCTACGTTATCGGACTTTCAACTAAGACACGAGAAATCGCCTTGAAAGCGGAAGAATTCAATGCTTACCTAAAGGAAGACGGCCTGCCCGATACGCTTGAAGAACGGCGTAAAACGGGGGAACTGGAAAAGGACGCGAAGGAGCGCTACGCAAAGCACGTTAAAGCGATCCTGCAAGTCGGCAAAAAGCAGACCGATGACTTCAAGACGGTTCTCGGCTATCCGGTCGAACTCGTCCCGCAGCAAAATCCGTACAAACTTAAGAAGGGCGACACAATCGAGATTCTCTGTGAGGGGAGAGGTTATAAGTTAGTATAG